In Candidatus Eisenbacteria bacterium, a single genomic region encodes these proteins:
- a CDS encoding efflux RND transporter periplasmic adaptor subunit has protein sequence MKGKMKWLWIGLAALLVVVVVVANMSRGSGNKGTPVQLSRVRNEAVTSRVRSPGKIEARTQVNVSADVVGKISRLAVKEGDRVKRGQLLLQLDDTQYRSAYDQTRAALASAEARRREADASLKVSEAAYARQRQLFEQRLLSQQEWDQATQAYEGARSSSAAANEEVARARAAAQGSADNLSKTRFTAPFDGVVSALNVEQGEIVITGTMNNPGTQILTVSDMSRMLVRADVDETDVVDVKLGQKAKITVDAFPDTTFPGTVVEIGSTAMRTLSAGSDGQTNFEVKVVFDISVPEIRPGMTADVDVETATHDKTLSVPIQAVVVRTERELERAAKSKAGKTARAPKSRKGDAVAAEEDTTGRRDKEITGVFVVKDGVATFKPVRTGIASETMIEIFGEIAEKDEVVTGPYKALRELKPNGKVRKETSGPGRAGK, from the coding sequence ATGAAGGGCAAGATGAAGTGGCTGTGGATCGGGCTCGCCGCACTACTCGTGGTGGTGGTGGTGGTCGCGAACATGTCGCGCGGATCCGGCAACAAGGGCACTCCGGTGCAATTGAGTCGGGTTCGAAACGAGGCGGTGACTTCCCGCGTGCGGTCGCCCGGCAAGATCGAGGCGCGCACCCAGGTCAATGTCAGCGCCGACGTGGTCGGCAAGATCAGCCGCCTTGCGGTCAAAGAAGGCGACCGGGTCAAGCGTGGCCAACTGCTGCTGCAACTCGACGACACGCAATATCGCTCGGCGTACGATCAGACCCGCGCCGCGCTGGCATCGGCAGAGGCCCGTCGCCGCGAGGCGGATGCGTCTCTGAAGGTGTCCGAGGCGGCCTACGCTCGGCAGCGGCAGCTGTTCGAGCAGCGCCTGCTCTCGCAGCAGGAGTGGGATCAGGCGACGCAGGCCTATGAAGGCGCACGCAGTTCCTCGGCGGCGGCGAACGAGGAAGTCGCTCGGGCGCGCGCGGCGGCGCAGGGCTCGGCCGACAACCTCAGCAAGACTCGTTTCACGGCGCCATTCGACGGCGTGGTGAGCGCGTTGAACGTCGAGCAGGGCGAGATCGTGATCACGGGAACCATGAACAATCCGGGCACGCAGATCCTGACGGTTTCGGACATGTCGCGAATGCTGGTTCGTGCCGACGTCGACGAGACCGACGTAGTGGACGTCAAGCTCGGGCAGAAAGCCAAGATCACGGTGGATGCGTTCCCCGACACCACGTTCCCCGGCACCGTGGTCGAGATCGGAAGCACCGCCATGCGCACGCTGTCGGCCGGCAGCGACGGTCAGACCAATTTCGAGGTCAAAGTCGTGTTCGACATCTCGGTTCCCGAGATTCGGCCCGGAATGACCGCGGACGTTGACGTCGAAACCGCGACGCATGACAAGACGCTCTCGGTGCCGATCCAGGCCGTCGTGGTTCGGACCGAACGCGAGCTGGAGCGTGCCGCGAAGAGCAAGGCCGGCAAGACGGCCAGGGCTCCGAAGAGTCGTAAGGGAGACGCGGTGGCCGCCGAGGAGGACACGACCGGGCGGCGCGACAAGGAGATCACCGGAGTGTTCGTGGTCAAGGACGGCGTTGCGACCTTCAAGCCGGTTCGCACCGGGATCGCGAGCGAGACCATGATCGAGATCTTCGGAGAGATCGCCGAGAAGGATGAAGTCGTGACTGGGCCCTACAAGGCGTTGCGCGAGCTCAAGCCGAACGGAAAAGTCCGGAAGGAAACCTCGGGCCCCGGCCGCGCCGGCAAGTGA
- a CDS encoding TolC family protein: MTSLRWWQILASLLTSSALVSSAGAALTVDDAVRLALTQNPQIVSSKAAILDARSGAYSAYSGVLPRISGSVTRYLSATDNQAGGRNVGGTLTQPFTSDFEIHGTNPTLTGSWNLLDLSAWAGVISARRSQSAARHSMQSSRNEVAFATRRQFYEVVKAVRLSLVADSALRLSRDDERRVRALFEVGSVSRNDLLRAQVRTAQSELDSLTRRQSIVGQRILLADQLGIAEERLDEVDTSLVVARRTDELETLVQEAGRARPDLRSAETELAAARANVTSARLDYLPYVNGSASMTFNPTSRSTSTVDPPGAPAIPPGVSSSESESDRETSASIAVSMDLFNGFATQARNASAKARLMRAQESRDQLQRGLRGEVRRSLLAYEAAVAGEQVARRALEAARESLKLAREKYNVGSATILDLIDAQVSHERASADVVSALAAIRVADADLDRVRGRAE; the protein is encoded by the coding sequence ATGACGTCGCTACGCTGGTGGCAAATTCTCGCTTCGCTTCTCACTTCGTCGGCTCTCGTCTCGAGTGCCGGCGCAGCCCTGACCGTCGACGACGCCGTGCGGCTGGCGCTCACGCAGAACCCTCAAATCGTCAGCTCGAAGGCCGCGATCCTCGACGCGCGCAGCGGCGCCTACAGCGCCTATTCGGGCGTCCTGCCGCGCATCTCCGGCAGCGTCACCCGCTATCTCAGCGCCACCGACAATCAGGCCGGCGGGCGTAACGTGGGCGGCACGCTCACTCAGCCCTTCACGAGCGACTTCGAGATTCACGGCACCAATCCGACCCTGACCGGGAGCTGGAACCTGCTCGATCTGTCGGCATGGGCCGGCGTGATTTCCGCGCGCCGTTCGCAGTCGGCGGCTCGTCACTCGATGCAGTCGTCGCGCAACGAGGTGGCCTTCGCCACCCGTCGTCAGTTCTACGAAGTTGTCAAGGCGGTTCGGCTTTCACTGGTCGCCGACAGCGCGCTGCGCCTGTCTCGCGACGACGAACGTCGCGTCCGCGCGCTGTTCGAGGTCGGCTCGGTTTCGCGAAACGATCTGCTGCGCGCCCAGGTGCGTACCGCGCAGTCCGAGCTGGACTCACTGACGCGCCGCCAGAGCATCGTCGGTCAGCGAATCCTGCTCGCCGATCAACTCGGCATCGCCGAGGAGCGTCTCGACGAAGTCGACACGTCGCTGGTGGTCGCGCGACGGACCGACGAACTCGAAACGCTGGTGCAGGAGGCCGGGCGCGCGCGCCCCGACCTGCGGTCCGCCGAGACCGAGCTCGCCGCCGCACGCGCGAACGTGACCTCGGCCCGGCTCGACTACCTGCCGTATGTGAACGGCAGCGCCAGCATGACCTTCAATCCGACCTCGCGCTCGACCTCGACGGTCGATCCTCCTGGAGCACCCGCGATTCCGCCCGGCGTTTCCTCGAGCGAGTCGGAGAGCGATCGAGAGACCTCGGCATCGATCGCCGTGAGCATGGACCTGTTCAACGGGTTCGCGACCCAGGCGCGCAATGCCAGCGCCAAGGCGCGGCTGATGCGGGCTCAGGAGTCGCGGGATCAGTTGCAGCGCGGGCTGCGTGGCGAGGTGCGTCGATCGTTGCTGGCGTATGAAGCGGCGGTCGCAGGCGAGCAGGTCGCGCGGCGCGCACTCGAAGCGGCACGCGAGAGTCTCAAGCTCGCGCGCGAGAAGTACAACGTGGGTTCGGCGACGATTCTGGACCTGATCGACGCCCAGGTGAGTCACGAACGCGCGTCCGCCGATGTGGTCTCGGCGCTCGCGGCGATTCGGGTCGCGGACGCGGATCTGGACCGTGTTCGGGGCCGTGCCGAGTAA
- a CDS encoding energy transducer TonB, protein MTTRSEALFEFMPYGAPELKEVARTYMFRGVLVGSGAWLLLYLVSFGTSELLKRQPHETSVIVVPYRELAAPPPLSQDTPPPQVSITQPAAPPTVAIPVPVPDAEAPPEQTIASQEEIAAIMPGVSSGDGDNIVVAPPSDDQLPQFGEYVYVEELPEAVTKVPPAYPDMAREANVDGTVLVQALVGKNGKVIDVKVVKSIPMLDQAAAEAVRKWIFKPALSNNKPVAVWVAVPVKFSLH, encoded by the coding sequence GTGACGACGCGCTCCGAAGCGTTGTTCGAGTTCATGCCCTACGGGGCTCCGGAGCTCAAGGAAGTCGCCCGGACTTACATGTTCCGAGGCGTCCTCGTCGGCTCGGGCGCCTGGCTGCTGCTGTACCTGGTTTCATTCGGTACCAGCGAGCTGCTGAAGCGTCAGCCTCACGAGACCAGCGTCATCGTGGTTCCTTACCGCGAGCTGGCCGCGCCGCCTCCGCTGTCTCAGGACACTCCGCCTCCACAGGTGTCGATCACGCAACCGGCGGCCCCGCCGACGGTTGCGATCCCGGTGCCGGTCCCCGATGCCGAAGCTCCGCCGGAGCAGACGATCGCCTCTCAGGAGGAGATCGCGGCCATCATGCCGGGCGTCAGCTCGGGCGACGGTGACAACATCGTCGTCGCTCCGCCCTCGGACGATCAGTTGCCGCAATTCGGCGAGTACGTCTACGTTGAAGAATTGCCCGAGGCGGTCACGAAGGTTCCGCCGGCCTATCCGGACATGGCTCGTGAGGCGAACGTCGATGGCACGGTGCTGGTTCAGGCCCTGGTCGGCAAGAACGGCAAGGTCATTGACGTCAAGGTCGTGAAGTCGATTCCGATGCTGGATCAAGCAGCGGCGGAGGCCGTGCGGAAGTGGATCTTCAAGCCCGCACTCTCCAACAATAAGCCGGTCGCCGTGTGGGTCGCGGTTCCGGTCAAGTTCTCGCTGCACTAG
- a CDS encoding biopolymer transporter ExbD yields MGAVDTPERGGKQKGKGHRRKKRRVGIRIDMTPMVDVAFLLLIFFMVTTVFRTPQALEINLPPKEDVKVDVAASKVIEVRMLPDDRVYWKNASDPWARTDMKGLSAVFAPWKGNKEKIVVIRIDREAKFNNMVNAIDELDIASLTRFSLQTLTVEEKKEVESL; encoded by the coding sequence ATGGGTGCGGTAGACACCCCAGAACGCGGTGGCAAACAGAAGGGCAAGGGTCATCGGCGCAAGAAGCGCCGGGTCGGCATCCGGATCGACATGACCCCCATGGTCGACGTCGCATTCCTCCTGCTCATCTTCTTCATGGTGACCACGGTGTTCCGGACGCCTCAGGCGCTCGAGATCAACCTGCCACCCAAGGAAGACGTCAAGGTCGATGTGGCCGCGTCCAAAGTGATCGAAGTCCGGATGCTTCCGGATGATCGTGTATACTGGAAGAACGCATCCGACCCGTGGGCGCGTACCGACATGAAGGGTTTGAGCGCTGTTTTCGCACCCTGGAAGGGCAACAAGGAGAAGATCGTGGTGATCCGGATCGATCGCGAGGCCAAGTTCAACAACATGGTCAATGCCATCGATGAGCTGGATATCGCGAGCCTCACCCGGTTCTCGCTCCAGACACTAACGGTTGAGGAGAAGAAGGAGGTCGAGTCGCTGTGA
- a CDS encoding biopolymer transporter ExbD, with protein sequence MLKKMRRIGIAIDMTPMVDVAFLLLIFFMCTTQFDPPEKDKINLPESNSEAKAPESDVVTIAVTAPKPEYNNLSGVRVIWREKGSEVSQELLPENVKDQLGTILTRARSANPGARMIVKMDKNAQYGIMADMMSGLQSANATRFNVMTDLEGGAGALARAAGGEH encoded by the coding sequence ATGCTCAAAAAGATGCGCCGCATCGGCATCGCCATCGACATGACGCCGATGGTCGATGTGGCGTTCCTGCTCCTCATCTTCTTCATGTGCACGACGCAGTTCGATCCTCCGGAAAAGGACAAGATCAACCTGCCGGAATCGAATTCGGAGGCCAAGGCACCCGAGTCCGACGTCGTCACGATCGCCGTCACGGCACCGAAGCCGGAATACAACAACCTGTCCGGTGTACGCGTGATCTGGAGGGAGAAGGGCAGCGAGGTGTCGCAGGAGTTGCTGCCCGAGAACGTGAAGGACCAGCTCGGAACCATTCTGACCCGGGCGCGCAGCGCGAACCCGGGGGCGCGCATGATCGTGAAGATGGACAAGAATGCTCAGTACGGGATCATGGCGGACATGATGTCCGGACTGCAGTCGGCGAATGCCACTCGATTCAACGTCATGACCGACCTCGAAGGCGGAGCGGGCGCGCTCGCCCGTGCGGCGGGCGGCGAACACTAG
- a CDS encoding MotA/TolQ/ExbB proton channel family protein, translating into MNRFIVPLGFLLAAVVSFGIWWFLPALGEVGTQMKQGGPLVAALIMLVILQTAFIIERLWSLKKAQGKGPLPEFLNNVRKRLHAGDVDGAIQLCGQQRGSAANVIRAGLERFQQLRKEGAPKDKIVAETQAAIQEANGLEVPLLERNLIALSTIASIATMIGLLGTVMGMIRSFAALGHAGAVDASKLAVGISEALINTAGGLFCAIAGIVAYNVFVTRVDSFNYMMDEASYEAVQLLSASASDRK; encoded by the coding sequence ATGAACCGTTTCATCGTCCCGCTCGGATTTCTTCTCGCCGCCGTGGTTTCATTCGGCATCTGGTGGTTCCTGCCGGCGCTCGGAGAGGTCGGAACTCAGATGAAGCAGGGCGGACCGCTCGTTGCGGCGCTGATCATGCTGGTCATTCTGCAGACCGCGTTCATCATCGAGCGACTCTGGAGCCTCAAAAAGGCTCAGGGCAAGGGCCCGCTTCCGGAGTTCCTGAACAACGTGCGCAAGCGGCTTCACGCGGGTGACGTGGACGGCGCGATCCAGTTGTGCGGGCAGCAGCGCGGTTCGGCAGCGAACGTGATTCGCGCCGGCCTCGAGCGCTTTCAGCAGCTTCGCAAGGAAGGCGCCCCGAAGGACAAGATCGTAGCCGAGACGCAGGCCGCGATTCAGGAAGCGAACGGCCTCGAAGTGCCGCTGCTCGAGCGCAACCTGATCGCGCTTTCGACCATCGCGTCGATCGCGACCATGATTGGACTGCTCGGAACCGTGATGGGTATGATCCGCTCGTTCGCCGCACTCGGGCACGCTGGCGCCGTCGACGCGAGCAAGCTCGCCGTCGGTATCTCCGAAGCACTGATCAACACCGCAGGCGGGCTGTTCTGCGCCATCGCCGGCATCGTCGCCTACAACGTGTTCGTGACTCGCGTCGACTCGTTCAACTACATGATGGACGAGGCGTCGTACGAAGCGGTTCAGCTGCTGTCCGCCTCGGCCAGCGATCGCAAGTAA
- a CDS encoding STAS domain-containing protein: MALKRREVRSIVVYSLRGSFFGDRETDELQKVLLDEAAAGNQHLVLNFSECDALNSVAIGVLMRAYANYKGRGGEIKLCGLGKRLQQLFVMMKLIMLFDHHETEEQAIASFAVGGNAPA; the protein is encoded by the coding sequence ATGGCCCTCAAGCGTCGAGAGGTTCGGTCGATCGTCGTGTACTCGCTGCGCGGGAGTTTCTTCGGTGACCGCGAGACCGACGAGTTGCAGAAGGTGCTGCTGGACGAGGCGGCGGCAGGGAATCAGCATCTGGTGCTGAACTTTTCGGAATGCGATGCCTTGAATTCGGTCGCGATCGGCGTGCTGATGCGTGCCTACGCGAATTACAAAGGCCGCGGAGGCGAGATCAAGTTGTGTGGGCTCGGCAAGCGGTTGCAGCAGTTGTTCGTGATGATGAAGCTGATCATGCTGTTCGATCACCACGAGACGGAGGAGCAGGCGATCGCTTCGTTCGCGGTAGGCGGAAACGCACCCGCGTGA
- a CDS encoding STAS domain-containing protein, which yields MKQRQVESITVLAPKGYLTGGEETDELDRVIKQLGESGNKHLVVNLSETQHLNSTALGVLISAHTSYVKRGGQMKLCSVDKRIENIFVITKLSLVFDVYPNEEQAIASFAESRSV from the coding sequence ATGAAGCAGCGCCAGGTAGAGAGCATCACCGTACTGGCTCCGAAGGGGTATCTGACCGGCGGCGAGGAAACCGACGAACTCGATCGCGTCATCAAGCAGCTCGGTGAGAGTGGCAACAAGCACCTGGTCGTCAACTTGAGCGAAACGCAGCACCTCAATTCGACGGCGCTCGGCGTGCTGATCTCGGCGCATACGAGTTACGTCAAGCGCGGCGGCCAGATGAAGCTGTGCTCGGTGGACAAGCGCATCGAGAACATCTTCGTGATCACGAAGCTTTCGCTGGTGTTCGACGTGTACCCGAACGAAGAGCAGGCGATCGCGAGCTTTGCCGAGTCGCGGTCGGTCTAG
- a CDS encoding tetratricopeptide repeat protein: MKTPLSSSRWMLTCLIAGALATSALAPMARADDVKDGKAALAANRLDDAMQSFERAASQGLAAGRAGAGRVYLRRRQLDKALDAFQIAQKMDAGLAEAHWGQGEVLKRLDKCAEAVPFLEKAVDLDRKFPEAQLSLGECLIAIKQLDRASEAYSVGLKWGPRWTPRFLVGLGGVETARDSLRAAAIYFTRAREQAPSDPDVRRALGDFYFGRGTWALAALEYQAAVEIDSSDAELHYGLGQALFYDKRYNEALDEYRIAVRQSPEFAAGQLALGNILYLSGAADPRRYAEARVPLEAYVKLAPDDPRGLSALGRTLYYLRERDAAIEMMTKASQLGEKSKDMYTVLGRAFADKREWQKAIEAFERGEPGPKEALIVAQILSFTGQPLRADSVYQAIIARDSTSGDARFALNELGKMKFAAKDWSGALGLFQRRIALDPRNGEAYYYSGLSYKQMDQLGEAINALRQAAALDSARADRHFWLGVLLDQQKDVPGATVAFARAVALDSTSKLMGKAYAQLGYYALLDKNWEGAAGQLERAAALDPQDKQSLVWLGQAYQNSGNRSKALETYRRVLAIDPAQPDALRGVKAVSGGAPSPSKGGGQ; encoded by the coding sequence ATGAAGACGCCCCTGAGTTCATCGCGGTGGATGCTCACCTGTCTCATCGCCGGCGCGCTCGCGACGAGTGCGCTCGCACCGATGGCCCGCGCGGACGACGTCAAGGACGGCAAGGCCGCGCTGGCCGCCAATCGCCTCGACGACGCGATGCAGTCGTTCGAGCGGGCCGCCTCGCAGGGCCTCGCGGCCGGCCGTGCGGGAGCGGGTCGCGTCTACCTGCGCCGCCGCCAGCTCGACAAGGCACTCGACGCGTTTCAGATCGCGCAGAAGATGGACGCGGGCCTCGCCGAAGCGCATTGGGGCCAGGGCGAGGTGCTCAAACGTCTCGACAAGTGTGCGGAGGCCGTGCCGTTTCTCGAGAAGGCCGTCGACCTGGATCGCAAGTTTCCCGAAGCGCAACTGTCGCTCGGCGAGTGCCTGATCGCGATCAAGCAACTGGATCGGGCCAGCGAGGCGTATTCGGTCGGACTCAAGTGGGGACCCCGGTGGACGCCACGCTTCCTGGTCGGTCTCGGTGGGGTCGAGACCGCTCGGGATTCGCTTCGCGCCGCCGCGATCTACTTCACGCGTGCTCGTGAGCAGGCGCCGTCCGATCCGGATGTGCGGCGCGCGCTCGGTGACTTCTATTTCGGGCGCGGGACTTGGGCGCTCGCGGCGCTCGAGTACCAGGCGGCCGTGGAGATCGACAGCTCGGATGCCGAGCTGCACTACGGTCTCGGTCAGGCGCTGTTTTACGACAAGCGCTACAACGAAGCCCTGGACGAATACCGGATCGCGGTGCGTCAATCCCCGGAGTTCGCGGCCGGGCAGCTCGCGCTTGGAAACATCCTCTACCTCTCGGGGGCGGCAGATCCACGGCGCTACGCGGAAGCGCGTGTGCCACTCGAAGCCTACGTGAAGCTGGCACCCGACGACCCGCGGGGCCTGAGCGCGCTGGGACGCACGCTCTACTACCTGCGCGAGCGCGATGCCGCGATCGAGATGATGACGAAGGCCTCACAGCTCGGCGAGAAGAGCAAGGACATGTACACGGTGCTCGGCCGCGCGTTCGCCGACAAGCGGGAATGGCAGAAGGCGATCGAGGCATTCGAAAGGGGTGAGCCGGGGCCGAAGGAGGCGTTGATCGTTGCGCAGATCCTCTCGTTCACCGGACAACCACTGCGCGCGGATTCGGTCTATCAGGCGATCATCGCGCGCGACTCGACCAGTGGCGATGCGCGGTTCGCGCTCAACGAGCTCGGCAAGATGAAATTTGCCGCCAAGGACTGGAGCGGGGCGCTCGGACTGTTTCAGCGTCGAATCGCTCTTGACCCGCGCAACGGCGAGGCGTACTACTACAGCGGCTTGTCCTACAAGCAGATGGACCAGCTCGGAGAGGCCATCAACGCGCTCCGGCAGGCGGCCGCTCTTGACAGCGCTCGCGCCGATCGGCACTTCTGGCTCGGGGTGTTGCTCGACCAGCAGAAGGACGTTCCGGGCGCGACGGTCGCCTTCGCTCGAGCGGTGGCACTGGATTCCACCAGCAAGCTGATGGGCAAGGCCTACGCGCAGCTCGGCTACTACGCATTGCTCGACAAGAATTGGGAGGGTGCGGCCGGCCAGCTCGAGCGCGCGGCAGCGCTCGACCCTCAGGACAAGCAGTCCCTCGTGTGGCTCGGGCAGGCGTATCAGAACAGCGGCAATCGATCGAAGGCGCTGGAAACCTACCGGCGCGTGCTCGCCATCGACCCCGCGCAACCCGACGCGCTGAGGGGCGTCAAGGCGGTTTCGGGCGGCGCGCCCAGCCCCAGCAAGGGAGGCGGACAATGA
- a CDS encoding solute-binding protein — MIDSIGFRFLDSRHFGVRARAFRLLRWAPVLFLPFVAALLTGCSRPAGERNPEETITGGSISIVSPREVLPLVRQAAVEFEARYPEAHIRVEEGTSSDAVRALFGATADLAILTRDLGTDERAAAVRGRLALEGYAFARDAIVMVVNPRNSVENLSVPDVRKLYAGTARSWKEFGGADAAIEPSIRTDAPDLVEAFAQQALDNRAVAAPSLRAASDSEVVALVARRPGAVGYVTLGARREGTRDLRLSRLDGLPYWSPDLEAIHEGDYPLTRSLHVYARESGPPLAKGFITFMTSREGQSLVHAAGLLPTAIPLRFVRRSPMKGSH; from the coding sequence GTGATTGACAGCATCGGTTTCCGCTTCCTAGACTCACGTCACTTCGGCGTCCGGGCACGGGCCTTCCGGCTCCTGCGCTGGGCGCCCGTGTTGTTTCTGCCGTTCGTGGCCGCGCTCCTGACCGGGTGTTCGCGTCCTGCCGGGGAACGGAATCCGGAAGAAACCATCACCGGCGGGAGTATCAGCATCGTCAGTCCTCGGGAGGTGCTTCCGCTCGTACGGCAAGCCGCCGTCGAGTTCGAAGCGCGCTACCCCGAGGCGCACATTCGGGTCGAGGAGGGAACGTCAAGCGACGCGGTACGCGCGCTGTTCGGCGCGACTGCGGATCTCGCGATTTTGACGCGGGATCTCGGAACCGACGAGCGGGCGGCTGCGGTACGTGGCCGGCTCGCGCTCGAGGGTTACGCGTTCGCACGCGACGCGATCGTCATGGTGGTGAACCCGCGCAATTCGGTCGAGAATCTGTCGGTGCCCGACGTTCGCAAGCTCTACGCCGGGACCGCGCGCAGCTGGAAGGAGTTCGGTGGAGCTGATGCGGCGATCGAGCCCTCGATCCGCACCGATGCCCCCGACCTGGTCGAGGCATTCGCGCAGCAGGCACTCGACAACCGCGCCGTCGCCGCGCCCTCGCTGCGAGCGGCCTCGGACTCCGAGGTGGTCGCGCTGGTGGCGCGACGACCCGGTGCGGTCGGCTACGTGACGCTCGGCGCGCGGCGCGAAGGCACGCGCGACCTGCGGCTCTCGCGTCTCGACGGACTTCCCTATTGGAGTCCGGATCTCGAAGCCATCCACGAAGGGGACTATCCGCTCACTCGCTCGCTGCACGTGTATGCGCGCGAATCGGGCCCCCCGCTGGCCAAGGGTTTCATCACGTTCATGACGAGTCGCGAGGGCCAGAGCCTGGTACACGCCGCCGGCCTGCTGCCGACCGCGATTCCGCTTCGATTCGTGCGTCGCTCCCCGATGAAGGGTTCTCACTGA